A genomic window from Triticum urartu cultivar G1812 chromosome 7, Tu2.1, whole genome shotgun sequence includes:
- the LOC125521326 gene encoding aspartyl protease family protein At5g10770-like, with amino-acid sequence MASIPKLVILLLCTCLHTLVAHEGYDLRTYKVLHAGSLKSAAVNCSQPKVTPSSGGVTVPLHHRHGPCSPSPVPSTKAPTLEEMLRRDQLRAAYIRRKYSGVKGGAGDVEQSDVTVPTTLGTSLGTLEYLITVGIGSPAMTQTMLIDTGSDVSWVQCKPCSQCHTQADSLFDPSSSSTYSPFSCSSAACAQLSQSHEGNGCSGSQCQYMVKYGDGSSGTGTYSSDKLALGSSSVSNFQFGCSQSESGNLLEDQTDGLMGLGGGAQSLATQTAGTFGKAFSYCLPPTPDSSGFLTLGAATSGFSKTQMLRSSQVPSYYGVLLEAIRVGGRQLNIPASVFSGRSIMDSGTIITRLPATAYSALSSAFKAGMKQYPPAQPMGIFDTCFDFSGQSTINIPSVALVFSGEVVVDLATDGIILDSCLAFAANSDDSSLGIIGNVQQRTIEVLYDVGGGAVGFKAGAC; translated from the exons ATGGCATCTATTCCGAAGCTTGTGATTCTCCTGCTGTGCACCTGTCTTCACACTCTCGTTGCTCACGAAGGATACGATCTTCGCACCTACAAGGTTCTGCACGCTGGCTCTTTGAAATCTGCCGCCGTCAACTGCTCCCAGCCCAAAG TGACTCCATCATCCGGCGGCGTCACCGTGCCGTTGCACCACCGGCACGGCCCGTGCTCGCCCTCGCCTGTGCCCTCCACCAAGGCGCCGACCTTGGAGGAGATGCTCCGGCGTGACCAGCTCCGGGCCGCCTACATCAGACGGAAGTACTCCGGCGTCAAGGGTGGCGCAGGTGACGTGGAGCAATCGGACGTTACCGTGCCGACCACGCTGggcacctccctgggaacgctgGAGTACTTGATCACCGTCGGCATCGGCTCGCCGGCCATGACCCAGACCATGCTCATCGACACCGGCAGCGACGTGTCCTGGGTGCAGTGCAAGCCGTGCTCGCAGTGCCACACCCAGGCGGACTCGCTCTTCGACCCCAGCTCGTCGAGCACCTACTCACCCTTCTCCTGCAGCTCCGCCGCCTGCGCGCAGCTCAGCCAGAGCCATGAGGGGAACGGCTGCTCCGGCTCCCAGTGCCAGTACATGGTCAAATACGGCGACGGTTCGAGCGGGACCGGGACGTACAGCTCCGACAAGCTCGCGCTGGGCTCCAGCTCCGTCAGCAACTTCCAGTTCGGATGCAGCCAGTCTGAGTCGGGCAACCTTCTCGAAGACCAGACCGATGGGCTCAtggggctcggcggcggcgctcAGTCGCTCGCCACCCAGACCGCGGGGACCTTCGGCAAGGCCTTCTCGTACTGCCTCCCACCGACTCCGGACTCCTCTGGGTTCCTCACCCTCGGCGCAGCAACCTCAGGTTTCTCCAAGACACAGATGTTGAGGAGCAGTCAGGTCCCGTCGTACTACGGCGTGCTCCTTGAGGCCATCAGGGTGGGAGGCAGGCAGCTCAACATACCCGCCTCGGTCTTCTCCGGCAGGTCGATCATGGACTCCGGCACAATCATAACGCGGCTGCCGGCGACCGCGTACTCTGCGCTATCGTCGGCGTTCAAGGCCGGCATGAAGCAGTACCCGCCGGCGCAGCCTATGGGCATCTTCGACACGTGCTTCGACTTCAGCGGCCAGTCCACCATCAACATACCGAGCGTCGCACTGGTGTTCTCCGGGGAAGTCGTCGTCGACCTCGCCACCGACGGGATCATTCTGGACAGCTGCCTCGCCTTTGCGGCCAACAGCGATGACAGCTCCCTTGGCATCATCGGCAACGTGCAGCAGCGGACGATCGAGGTGCTGTACGATGTTGGCGGCGGCGCCGTGGGGTTCAAGGCTGGCGCATGCTGA